The Pungitius pungitius chromosome 4, fPunPun2.1, whole genome shotgun sequence nucleotide sequence gtttgtttcgaaaagtgtaaccacacttttgaccgccgacgcacgctatccatgttcgatcgctctgTTAAGCCAACACTTCCGAtagacgcttcttcgttggtgttcagcggtttctatttccgcgccggcggactgagaatcgaaactaggaatcgaattttaaacttttgaacggtaccgggtaaatcgcaaagctagtcccgattccaatcgattctcgatacccaaccctaattatAAATAACAACATATTTAAGCACCCAACTTAAACAGTAAAAAATGAAGGTCTAATGTCAAACCAGAAAAGATATTGTGCAATGTTAAAGGGACAGGTTTTAGTGCGGTCTAGTGAAGTGTTGCTCATTTAGGGTTacaagtttttttgttgttgtagggGCCAAATCAGCCAATAGAAATTGCATTGAAAGTGCAACCGACCAACCCAGGGGCTGCATAGCTAAAGTTTGGTGTACGTTTACTTGTTCccagcagggctggactggtaatcgggcataccgggcgaatgccgacgcacttgggggccggtcgataggcctataaaaacattttattaaaaaaaaaatgtttttttgctttcgaccggcccataaagcagggacagtggcccattggttcattttccatactgacactgggctggctcaatcatctcttagcaggctccacccctccctctccgtgtgtcagtcagatgcattcagtgactaagagctagaaagaaatgtgtggattaagatggagaaacaaaaacgtaagagcaaggggaggtgcggagaaattgcgggccaaaaaaatatctagaggttgatgcctcaacatgttcaaaaataaccgacgtgtttagtgctgtagcttcagtttccaaaactactacagaacctgacgacatgttgcagaaacagcaggtgaacacagcacatggaggacgagaggtgactagccatagcgatagcgatgcttgcggctcgcagtagggtttccaactctcccaaccccaaatcagggacactttcgcgggctgacggggggagtGGTACTAGCGGCCGggtttgcacaacctcacatgctccgctctggccaccgggcacccgcgcgcacactgctctgatgcgccacaacttcacaacaaccgggagtttttcgcgcgtcattgacttagcaggctgtgattggaaatcggtactggagctgtccctatggaatgccgttttagtcaaaattaaataaatgaacaaatacacggtaatgcataatgacactgcatttcataataaataaaaacacggtaatgcataatgacactgcatttcataataaataaatgaataaaaacacggtaatgcataatgacactgcatttcataataaataaattaataaaaacacggtaatgcataatggcaccgtaatgcataatgacacagtatttcatttcacgttcttatatgcaaatcagggggcgtggctatcttatcacattcagaacagacgacagagccgtgtgccatcgacaccgctagcgaacgcggaagcaccccccccccccccgatcgaattgggtcgcctcttgtcattaaggggtaaaggtgggtcccgaagccagacaagttgagaactactgggctaagggacgtgagagtgttgacataatggaagacatcggtggactccgagatagcatgctagcattagcgtatcaaatcgatcaacatgggttatctgcagatactattttgacacatattgagggttttctggaagtactagggcttgcggttccgacttcggcagctctagacaaacggcccaccagttgagaaacactgccttagccagccctttttgcacacgtctccgttgtctgttctgaatgtgatagatagccacgccccctgatttgcatacaagaacgtgaaatgaaatactgtgtcattatgcattacggtgccattatgcattaccgtgtttttattaatttatttattatgaaatgcagtgtcattatgcattaccgtgtttttattcatttatttattatgaaatgcagtgtcattatgcattaccgtgttcttattaatttatttattatgaaatgcagtgtcattatgcattaccgtgtatttgttcatttatttaatttagactaaaacggcattccatatgtcccggccgggacaaatcaaaattgcccataattcgggatgtcccgggtaatacgggacggctcgcaggcagcagagaaaggggcagcaggtgtctgagtctgacagtgaagtccaggaggggcagagtgagcaggagagtgtcattgaaacggtaagcaagcaggtagctccatgaacagggagggagtgttaatcagggcggtgctatgaggacagtgtgtgtggacctggctgggccacaaccaagatgatgacgatttaacagttacctcaattaatgaatattataataaggcaacaaacataattgtTGTCGGTTgatgctattataaagtctgagtgtcaggttgtcatttgtcaaattgtcacttaaaagttactacaatggccactcagttagctaaagtcaaataacacagcataagctattttgcactgtttttgtagctagcagagttgagagttcacttattcaattgcaacttgggatattctaatgtaaccatttaaaactcataatgtcgacggcccttcttctctagaaaaaaacttaaatgatgccatttgattattttaattattactcgcccacaacgagttacacgttagaagaggtcgctaatgtatgttatttaggggttaaaaacccgcttcgcattttgaaagctgtatattcaaataactagatattttctaatgtttcatctgaatttccaatatcatcaatatgcaatattacggcaagtgaatactctaaattgtatatatatatatatcatcaggacgttttgtgtgagtaatttgtttgtataggttttttatgggaacaacaattagaggtaaatttggtttggtgtcatattaaagaggggtttgtactcgttaaagggatagttcacacaaaaatgaaaattgtgtcatcatttattcacccccaagttgtttcaaacatgtatgaatttctttattctgctaaacaaaaatatatattttgaagaatgtcggtaataaGGATAGCacggatagtgtactggttggtggttgtgtccgaccgattgtggtgggccggtctgagcaaaaatgccagggccctttttttgtcccagtccagccctggttcCCAGCTGACATTATTCACATATACAAGGGCATGGTAGCTGAAGCTGGGACCATAACAAATATTGGAAATATTTCTAAGACTGGGATTATTAACATATACAAGGGCATGGTAGCTGAAGCTGGGACCATAACAAATATTGGAAATATTTCTAAGACTGGGATCCATTTGTTATGTTAAAATCTAAAACTGTATTAACAGCTGGTAACTACAAAGGGACCTGGTAAAGTTAGGTAAGGGATACACTTGGGTGGTATACCAGGTCATCTACTACAATATTATTTTCCATATATCGCCTCCCTTGAGATTAGCTTTACTACGGCTATAATTCTTACACCTATGTGTGGTAGGCAAATACCAAGTATCTAAtttattcaattgttttttcttatttatgcTGCAGTTGGCACATGCATGTTCATGCATTCTGAATCCTTTTCTGTTGTATAGTTTAATAGAGCTGAGGAAACCCTGTATGACCAGAACCTTCCTGCAAGATATTACATTGTTATGTGAATGTTTTAGTAATACCGTCTTTACTTCTGACCTTAGAATAAGCTACAACAAATCTTTGAAATATGTTTCCCTGATGTTAAATTTTGACTGTTAAGATGTTTACTATATTATCTGTGCAGAGAAATTTTCAGTTGTTCTTCTGATACACGTGGCttcagttgttttctttgaaaGCAAGCTTTAATCCAGATAATTTACAGAACGTCACATTGAAAAACTGGACCCATGAAAGCAAAATATACAACACTTGATAATAGATAACGTTGTACAGTTACAGCCAAGGCAGTTTACAGAAAAGTAGCCGTGTTTCTAAGAGAGCAACGCTGATTCCTCATAGCAGACCTAAGTCATGAGCCAGTCTGTGCCACCTGTTCCTTACCTGCCGTGAGAGGACTTCAGACTGTCGCTGCTTCTCCTCGGCACTCAGCGCCGCCACCCTTCGCTTCAAGTCTTTCCTCAGGGCTTGCTTTGCTGCGCGCAGGGCGGCCATTGCGCCGCAGGACTTAAACTGAAGCCAAAGTGAAGTAGAGATGAGGTAACTTAAGTAATTCTGTGAAGTGCGTTTAGGTTGATGTTACTGGGGAAGATACGGTTTCGTCATTGACAGTGTTGTTTGCGGGTATGGGTTAAACATGAACACGTGAGAGGTGGTGAGGACAGTGGAAGTGCAGCTAGTATCACTGCCAGCAGGGGCTGTGAGACGTCATCACGGTCCGGGCAACGTATCACTGCGCCGTGTGTCTGTGACGTTGGCTGCATGCCGGAAGTTTATTGAGAAtagggccctttctcaatatgcgttcttgtgtggacttttgttctcgtggactcgtgaaacgacATCAGTCggagcccgagtactgttccaattctaaagtccgcatctcgCCGAGAACGGTcttaatacccggatgtgactcgccctgcccattttaccgggcatgcattggagcaggctcgtctgttcttgtgagagccaaatatcccagaatgcatttcacctcagcaacaggaaacaacgacaggggaaaataaacaactttatgtcgaagtttataaatactacattatttaagtaacgtaatgtaattttatgactgaagttagttgtttaagcaacttttgttgttacaatctgctccgtggatggagatgtgaggtgtagttaacggaccgtcagactctccagcaccgggcggtcagctcatctcagcccacagaaagcagccttttttcggcgagtcttctgtgaaattcTCAGCCGATTTTCACGTCTCCGTCTCCAACAGGATTTAAATGTAAACCATAATTCAGACAGGACAAGAAAAGTCAACTCTCATCCTGCATTCACTTCACAGTCATTTTACTTTCTAATTTATGATCAGCCACAACTTTTCATATGTGTTTTAACTAGATTGTGAAACAGTTGGAGGGCAAGGCCTTTCCCACCTTATCCCATTGTGGTAGCACAAGGTAGGGACATAATACTACTCTTGGTCTGATCCCATTTATTCTTAACTGTACAACTATGGACGTTTGAAGTAATTGAAGAAACTCGAAGATCAAAGAAGATTCGAGTCTTGGCACACatgttggtttgtgttgaaCCTTTTGGACACCACATGTCaaagtttagaattttgtttttaaaaactcttcattcctttttcctttttgaaaacgATGCAAAGAACATATTTTGTCTGTGGAGAGACACTGCCAGTGATCATACTGacattacaaaacaaaatatatttttatttctatgatGATAATTTCTTAAAAATATGTTGCCTCACACACTATTTTAAAATGAGGGTTTATTCACTCCATTTTTTCCCCCATAAGCCGGATTCATGGATTTCTTCAATACTTATTCAATGTCTTACATATGAAACTTTGgaacattttagttttgacTTGTTTTCTGTTCATAAGTTAGGCTCCATCTTCCCTCAATGTGTGAAGGTTTAAACAAATAAAGTTTTCCCCTCCTTCTAATGCTGTTACATTAACCATATTAGAATCAGGGCTTTTCTCCCATTAGGCTAATAAGTAACTTGGTTTTGCTTAGTCATCTACCAGGCTGGTTTGCATTATGTTGGGGAGGCGCTGCACGAGGGTGGATACAATAGGCAACGTGTGATTGGCTCTGCAGTGGGAGGCGGGCCTGTCCAGAGTCAAACATCTGGAAGGGCTTGCTGCTGCTACTCATTCACTCAGTAAAGAAGAAATACCACTGCCAAAGAAAAGATGTCGTTCCTAAAAGTACATGCTTCGTCAGATTTCTCCTTCCACAACCTCCCTTATGGAATCTTCTCCACACCTGATCATGTAAGTGCACTTTGGTTGTTTCCACTGgatttgcaaaataaaatgtgttgtcGTGTTGGCCACAGTGAGTATTTCTGGTATTTCTtggttttttaaatataatactCACATTAATGTGGATCTTTGAGGAAAAATATAATGTGGGCTTGCTGAAGTGTGCTGAGGGAGAGGATGTATGTGGAAGTGCACACAGCTGCCACAGCTCATGACCCAACCAAACAGCAttacaacagtgcaacaaagtTACACTTATTCAAGGGAGAATATCAAATTGCACAACTGCAAATGCATAAATACTTGTTATTGGAAAGTATTAGTATTTTTGAAGCCAAACCTGCTCTACATAAACACTCATCAGACCAATTGGGATCCCTTCAGACTGCAGAggtttacttttatttcatctcACATgtgctttatttgtatttagcTCCTGTAGTCAAAAGCACTCTGTTCCACTTCTGAAGTTTCAATAGCtggaaatatgtatttaattcatgtttgtgtaaagCATGCAGGTACTTGACTTGCTAGATAAGACTTTGTGGATTGAAATAACTGATTcagattttacatttataaCAAGTTGATGGAAGTGGGCTACTACAAGTACTGTGGTTCATTAGGTCAATGTTATTTCTTTCCGAAGCCCAAACGTCGCATTGGTGTTGCCATTGGAGACCAGATTTTGGACCTCAGTGTGATTATGTCTTTGTTTCGAGGACCTGTGATGTCCAAACATCAGGATGTCTTTCAGCAGGTAAGATTGATCACTAAGCGGCTGTATTGATCTTGAATTGGACCTGTTCTGTCACATACCCTCCACACTCTCAACCTAATAGTCACAAATGTGAGGCCACAGCATCCATTACAATTATGCAAATTAGGCGATCTTCTCCCCTTATGACTTTTTAGCTATGCTATAAGTAAGTTAAGTGATTACACGAAGGGCTGCTTTCTGTGTTTGATTTGActtttcctttgtttccttcctACAAGGCGACGCTGAATGATTTCATGGCTCTTGGCTTTGAGGCCTGGAGTGAGGCCAGGAGGACCCTGCAGATGTTGCTGTCAGCCAATGAGAGCACACTGAGGGATGATGTCAGCCTTCGGAGCAGGTCAGTCTGGAGGTGGAAGGCCTACTGGCTTAAATAGCATCCATCAATCAACTGTATTGTACTGGGGATTCATTATTATAGCAGAAACCCAGCCGTAAATTTAACCCTTTCCtttcttagttttttttctgagaCAGCTTCCTTCACCAatgacttttgtctttttgtcctcTTAGAGCATTTGTCCATCAGAGTGCAGCCACCATGCACCTTCCTGCAGACATTGGTGAGCCTGATATACCCTCTCTATTCCATGTACTGATGTTCCATCACACATCCTGAATAATCTGTTTGCTTGAGTGTCTGAAAACatttgaggaagaaaaaaggcagCAAGTACAGCTATAGCTCTTGATGGATATTTAATCAGAGCTGCAGTGAGTGACCGCAGGGACGGACTCCTTGGTTTACCTTCAGTCGCTTTGGAACTTTATAGAGAGAGCACTAAAAGGAAGCAGAAGAACCAGATATAAACTGAGTGAGAGATTGAGATAACatgaaaattatttattttcataaaagtaATAGTTGACTTCAATACTTTTGAGGTTCATCAGCACCAGTGAGCAGAGTTAATCAAAATACCAAATTTACAGTATTTACTGGCTCTCCCTGTCCGGTTTTTGCATTTCACTAAGTTTAGAGGGTTAAGTAAATATTTTAGTCTTTTTCTCTCACAAACTGTAATATCTGTTCTTCCCAGGGGATTACACCGACTTCTACTCCTCCAGAGACCATGCCACCAACGTTGGCACCATGTTCCGGGGGAAGGAGAATGCTCTGATGCCAAACTGGTACCCAATCAAGCTTACAAGCAGTAGACACTAACAGCTGGGGTTAGAATGGGGACAGATAAACTTTACCTCCAGAACATCAGTGTAACAACCCTCAGTTACACAGCACAGGCCTTCATGTGTTCTTGGGCCTTATTGGACGAATGCCGAGGGGATTTGTTATGTGGCTGATTGGCAACTTCCCAGGTTAAATTATGGCTTTCAGGATACATTTTAGCAATAACTATTTGAAGATGGATTAAATATTTCTGAATCTATTTAATACTTGCTACTGTGGCCTCTTCTCTTGCAGGTTGAGGCTTCCAGTGGGATACCATGGTAGAGCTTCATCAGTGGTTGTTTCCGGGACCCCCATCCGCCGCCCTTCAGGCCAGATGAGACCTGATCAGAGTAAGATCCTTGGATTCATGACTGtctattatatatgtatatatatatttataatgcaCACACAAGTACATATAGTTAAACCTCCTGCAGCTGATGATAACCCTGCTTGCCTTTTCCCTTTCTGCTAGCAAAACCTCCCGTGTTTGGGCCGTCTAAGCAGTTAGACATTGAGCTGGAGATGGTGATCAAACCTTGTTGTTTTTACCAGTCTGTGTGATGTTTAATAGTAGACGAGTGTCTACTAttaaacatcacacacatttcttcttcACTCTGGTCAGGCCTTCTTTGTCGGAGGGGGGAATCAGCTCGGGGAGCCCATTCCCATTGAGAAAGCCCATGAACACATCTTTGGCATGGTACTCATGAACGACTGGAGTGGTAAGACCAATATTGTCAATATTGGGGGGGACACGATATTGAACATATATTAGGATATGCTTTAGGGAGGAACTACCTTGTAATCCACAGACTgaatcatattttatttattggtgGACATGCAgaacacactgatccacacatattttatatatttttatcaaACTATAATCAGTAAAAAgtattcatcacattcatttt carries:
- the fah gene encoding fumarylacetoacetase → MSFLKVHASSDFSFHNLPYGIFSTPDHPKRRIGVAIGDQILDLSVIMSLFRGPVMSKHQDVFQQATLNDFMALGFEAWSEARRTLQMLLSANESTLRDDVSLRSRAFVHQSAATMHLPADIGDYTDFYSSRDHATNVGTMFRGKENALMPNWLRLPVGYHGRASSVVVSGTPIRRPSGQMRPDQTKPPVFGPSKQLDIELEMAFFVGGGNQLGEPIPIEKAHEHIFGMVLMNDWSARDIQAWEYVPLGPFLGKNFGTTISPWVIPMEALLPFAEPNPIQDPEPLPYLQHPDAYTLNINLFVSLKGQDMSEAATICKSNFKYMYWTMKQQLTHHTVNGCNVRPGDLLASGTISGPDPESFGSMLELSWRGSKNINLGGGETRTFLRDGDEVTITGFCQGDGYRVGFGPCMGTILPAL